In Clostridium thermosuccinogenes, the genomic stretch AGAAGTGAGCCTTCCGGCAATTGTTTTCCATGTCTATCGAAATAATAAGGTGGAGTTAATGCAAATTATCTAATATTTATTTCAGGCCATCTGCCTGACATATTCGCTTTCGCTCTTCTATCTGCCTTCACCTTTTGAATCTCCGCTTTCGGAGCCGCCGTCAGAAGAACCTCCTCCGTCTTCCTCATCCATCGCTTTTTCCATCTCATCTACGTTGGACAGGGTTATTCTTCCTTTAATGTCTATGATGGGCTGGTTTTTTTCTTTTATTGCCTTTTCCAGTTCAACTATCGAAAAATCGAGCTTGCTGGCCAAATCCTGCTGTTCCTTGGATATGGTGTTCTTAAACAGTGACCAGGAAGATTTGAGGTTATCCATATCATTGTTTGCCTGTATCCAGTTTGCTGTCATTGAATTGAGCATGGCATTTCTTGCATAGTACCGAACTCTTTTTATTTCCGGAGAAGTCTTGGTTCTATATAGAGAGTAAAAGTCCGGTATATTTGCATACAGCATGCTTGCTGCCATAAGGGTGTTGGTTTTGTTCTTTGCGATTATTGTGTTTGTAAGGCTGTTTAAGGAAGTTCCGAAGCTGTCTATCAGCTTGTTGCTGGCGCCTTTTTTAGCAGCTGAGGGCATATAGCTGTTCCACTTGTAATGAAGATCGTTTATAATTGGTGTTATCTTCTGCCAAGGATCCTTTTGGGCTTGAGGCTGCTTCTGTTCCTCCTTCATTGTCTCCTCCTGCTGGGTACCTTGGCCTTCACCCTGTGAGCCTCCTTGGCCGCTACTTTGCTCCTTGTCCTTTTGCTCGCCTTGTTCCTTTTCCTTCTGGCCGCCTTGCTGCTCCTGGTTTTTTTGTCCCATCTCTTGACCTCCATCTTCCTTTATCCCTTCTTCTTTCTGCTCCTTTATACCCACGGCAGGACCGTCCAGTTCTTTTATTATTTTTTCGATATTCTCTTCAATGCTTTTAAGCTGGTCGGGAATTTTCTCCGACTGCTGCTGCTGGCTTGTTGACTGCCTTTCAGGAGTGGCTGTATCGCCACCACTGCTTCCGCAGGCTGAAAGCAGAACTACGGATAGGGAAAGGACAACAGGCAAAATTGCTTTACGAATGATATCCGGCAGTGAGTGTTTGTTTTGCAGCATAATATTCCTCCTTAATTTACATAAACCAAATGTTCCAATTTAATCTATAATAGTGCTTTAATTCCGCTTGAATTCCAATTAACGCCTTTTATTCCGAATGCTTTGGCACGTTTTATACATATTATTTCTATATAATCTATAAAAAATACTAAAATACTGTCTTATACATTCAATGAAATAATTACATAAAGGATTTCGCAGCTTTTTGTCAAATAGTTATTATGTAAACGTATGCCGATAAGCATAACAAATGACAAAATAAGCACACGGAGGTACAAAATGGCTATAACAGTTAATTTGTGTTCAAAAAGCAATGGTGAGATAAAGAAATTCCTGGAAAGTTATTACGAAAAACAGGTTAATATGGATGAAGACGTGGGTAGATGGATGTATGTATATAATAAGCCATTGGATGCGGTAGATATAATATGTACAGTTATGGATAATAAAGATAAATATAATATTACAATGTACATAGAGTTGGATTCAGGAGATGTGCATCCGGTAACATATGAAAACCACAATGATATTGTAAAGGGGCTTTTTTCTCTCTTTTACTCCGAAGAACAGGTTTAGCATAATCCTCTGCGCCATCATTTCGAGGTCTAAATCCCAGAAGCGATGCGTATAAATTTTGTATGAAGCTGTTTTGGACAAAATTGCATAAGGCAGCTCATACAATTGGGTGGAAAACATTTACAATTAGGCCGTTGCTGTGTTATAATAACAACGGTATTTTAGCATGGCTTGAAATGGACGGAGATGGATAATGAAAAAGGCACATTTGATTTTACTGGTGATAACTTCTGTAATGGTATTATATTCGGCATATTCCCTGGCAGCCATAAGCCAGGTATACAATATAGATTTTGAATGGTATTCTGCTTATGAGGGCAGATTTTCAGATAAGTCTAGAGATATGTCCGGTACTAAAAGGTCCTTGGATACTTTGCCGAAGGACCTTTTGTTTGAGGTGATTACTAATGAGGATGACCTGCTTCGGTTGAAAAATAAAGGAATAAATACAGATGCATCGATAGATGGGACCGATTTTGACGAATACATACTCCTTTTTTGCTCCTTGGGAGTGGTTAATTCGCCTGAATACGGTATAAAAGTCGAAGACATTGCCCAAAGGGGTAATTCTGTTGAAATAAAGGTAGGTATGATCATCCCTGAAGAGTCTTTCAGCTCTTTCGGAGATTATCGATATACATTTATGCCTGCAGATGTTGTCAGAATAAAAAAGTCTTCTCTTTCATCCAGGGGAAATCTCATCTTCATTTTCAAAGACAGGAGCGGAAAACCTCTGGCAGAGGTTAAATGCAAAATTGAATAGCTTCCTATATAAATAAATAGTAGTTATCTTTTGCATAATATATATTACATAATATATATTTAGGTAAGTTTTTTTATGTTAAATCTTGTATACAAAGAACAGTTTGATTATAATGGTACTGGACGGGAAATGCTTGATATAAGCAGATATTAGTACCTGGTCATAGCTATATTTTTTTACATAACGACTATATTGTATATATGAAAGGAACAAAAAAATGAATTTCTTGGAACAAATCAGCAAGAGAGCAAAAGAAAATAAAAAGACAATAGTGCTTCCTGAAAGCAAGGACATCAGAACGTTGAAAGCAGCAGCTATGGTACAGCAGCAGGGAATAGCAGATATTGTGCTTGTCGGAAATGAAGATGAGATTAAACAGCTTGCAGGGGATCTTGATATTTCAAAGGCGAAGATAGTGGATCCTCTTAAATCTGATAAATTTGAGGACTATGTAAACTCCTTCTATGAGCTTAGAAAAGCCAAGGGAATGACTTTGGAAAAGGCCAGGGAAATTATGAAGGACGAGCTCTACTGGGGAGTTATGATGGTAAAGAAAGGCGATGCAGATGGAATGGTTTCCGGAGCCGTGCACTCCACTGCAGATACTTTGAGACCAGCACTGCAAATTCTTAAGACAGCGCCTGGGACAAAACTTGTTTCGGCCTTTTTTGTTATGGTTGTCCCGGATTGTGAATATGGACATAACGGAATATTTGTATATGCCGACAGCGGATTGGTGGAGAACCCCAACGCAGAGGAGCTTTCTGAAATAGCGATTGCATCGGCTAAATCTTTCAGAAGTCTTGTACAAGCCCAGCCTAAGGTTGCCATGCTGTCCTACTCCACTTATGGAAGCGCGAAAAGCGAGTTGACGGAAAAAGTTATCGAGGCTACCAGACTTGCAAAGGAAAAGGCTCCTGATCTTATAATTGACGGAGAGCTTCAGGCAGATGCCGCTCTTGTTCCATCTGTTGGAAAATCCAAAGCTCCGGGAAGCAATGTTGCGGGAGAAGCAAATGTATTGGTATTCCCGGACCTCAACTGTGGTAACATAGCGTACAAGCTTACTCAAAGGCTTGCAAAAGCAGAGGCTTACGGACCAATAACTCAAGGCTTGGCAAAACCTGTAAATGACCTTTCCAGAGGCTGTAGCGCGGAAGATATAGTCGGAGTTGTAGCGATAACTGCAGTGCAGGCACAGAATTCATAAACATAATTATAAGGGGGATAAAAAAATGAAAGTTTTGGTTATCAATGCCGGTAGTTCATCTTTGAAGTATCAGCTCATTGATGTATCCAGCAAGGAAGTTTTGGCTAAAGGGCTTTGTGACAGGATAGGCATAGAGGGTTCCATTCTGAAGCACACCAAATCAGGTGGCGATCCCGTTATACATGAGGTAAGCCTGCCTAACCATAAGGTTGCTATAAAAGAAGTAATCAATGCTTTACTGGACAAAGAAATAGGAGTTATATCGGATGTGTCGGAAATAGATGCGGTGGGACATCGCGTAGTACATGGAGGAGAAAAATTCCACTATTCGGTGCTCATCGACGAAAATGTCATGCAGGCATTAAAGGACTGCATTGAGCTTGCTCCGCTGCATAATCCGCCGAACATTATCGGAATAGAAGCGTGTAAGAATATATTGCCCGATACACCTATGGTGGCTGTATTCGATACGGCTTTCCATCAGACAATGCCAAAGCATGCATATTTATATGCTCTGCCCTATGATGTTTATGAAAAATATGGCGTGAGAAAATACGGTTTTCATGGAACTTCCCACAAATATGTATCGGAAAGAGCAGCTGAGATGCTGGGCAAACCGTTGGAGCAGCTAAAGATAATTACCTGCCACCTGGGCAATGGTGCCAGCATATGTGCGGTTAGTGGAGGAAAATCCATGGACACAAGCATGGGCTTTACTCCTCTTGCCGGACTGGCGATGGGAACAAGAAGCGGAACCATTGACCCGGCGGTTATTTCATACTTGATGGATAAAGAGAAGATGTCCATAAAAGATATTAATGATTATCTCAACAAGCAGTCCGGCGTTCTTGGAATCTCCGGCGTTAGCAGCGACTTCAGGGATATACAGGCTGCAGCAGAAGCAGGAAATGAAAGAGCGGCTCTGGCAATTGAGATATTCTGCTACAGGGTCAAGAAGTATATAGGTGAGTATGCTGCTGTTATGGGAGGCGTAGATGCAGTAGTATTCACTGCCGGTATAGGAGAAAACAATCCTCTGGTAAGGGAAAAATCAGTAGCCGGTTTGGAGTACATGGGTATAGAAATCGACCTGGAGAAAAATCAGGTAAAAGGAAAGGAATTGGATATAAGCAAACCTTCCGCCAAAGTCAGAACTCTGGTTATACCTACTAACGAAGAGTTGGCAATAGCAAAAGAAACAGTGGCTATATTGAGCAAATAATCTCACCCCGGCACAGAATGGGTACAGTTTTAAATATCCTTGACAATGGTATTATTAGTTAGTATAATATCATTTGTCGGTTTATGAGGTGACATTATGAAAATTGATATATCTGACATTTTAAAGTTTGATGGTGCTTCTTTAGATGTCAAGTTTGAAGGCTCTCAGGAAGATTTTGATATTAAATCCATAGACGATGATTTAATATTTGCAGACCCTATCAGGTTCGACGGGAAGCTGGTAAACGTAAGCGGTGTTATAAAGCTGGACGGAAGTCTTGAAGCTGACTATACTGCTGTATGTTACAGGTGTCTGAAAAAGATTGACCGGCGTATGAAGCTTGACATAAAAGAGGAGTTCGTCGATGCCTCAAAAGACACGGATGGAGAAATGTATACCTACGAAGGTAAATATATTGATCTGGGTAAAGCTCTAAAAGACAATATAGTTTTGAATTTACCCATGAAGCAGGTTTGTACATCCGACTGCAAGGGATTGTGCCCAAAATGTGGTGAGAATCTCAATGAAAAGGAATGCAGCTGTAAGGAAGAGTACATTAATCCACAAATGGAAGTTTTGAAAAACTTTTTTAATAATTAGAAGTGGTTGTTATACGGTAGGGAGGTGTTATCATGGCAAATCCAAAGCGCAGATGGTCAAAAGCAAGAACCGGTAAGAGAAGATCCCAGTGGAAATTGTCCGTACCCGGTTTAGCAAGGTGTCCAAAATGCCATACTTTCAAGCTACCTCACAGAGTTTGCAAGGAATGTGGTTATTATGACGGTAAAGAGATTATTAAGGTGTAATCAGAATATTATCGCATAAAAAGCAGCAGATGGAAAACTGCTGCTTTTTGCTTGACTGGAATTAATTTATCGGTGATACTTAAGTTAGGGGCAGTGGAAATCCATGGGACGGTGCGCGTAAGCGCAAGGAAGCGAGACGATGCGAATTGCCCTGCCGGTCGGCATCGGCCGAAACTGGCTTGAAACACGACTTCACCGTATATTTACTGAAGGAGGAACATATCGGTTGAAAGAAAGTTTTATGGTGATACAGAGCATTATTCCGGGAAGTATCGCCGAGGAAGCAGGTATCGAGCAGGGAGATGCCCTGATATCAATAAACGGACAGAAAGTAAACGACATATTTGATTACAGGTTCTTTATAACAAACGAGGACCTGCTGTTGGAAATTAAAAAACCTGATGGAGAAATCTGGGAAATTGAGATAGAGAAGGATGAATATGAGGATCTGGGAATAGAATTCGAATCTTCCATGGATCCTAAAAACTGCACCAATAATTGTGTTTTCTGCTTCATTGACCAGCTTCCCAAAGGCATGAGGGAAACTTTGTATTTTAAGGATGATGATTCCAGACTTTCGTTCCTCATGGGAAACTATGTGACGCTGACCAACATGAAGGATGACGACATAGACAGGATAATCAGATATCATATGTCGCCCATAAACATATCGGTGCACACTACAAATCCGGACCTGAGGGTTGCCATGCTCCGAAACAGGTTTGCCGGCAATCTGATGGGAAGGATAAAAAAGCTTGTTGACGGAGGAATCACCGTCAACTGTCAGATTGTTCTGTGTAGAGATATAAATGATGGCACGGAACTGGACAGGACCATAGCCGATCTGGCTGACATGTATCCGGGGATAAACAGCATTTCGGTTGTGCCGGTGGGCATAACCAAATACCGGGGAGGACTTTATCCGTTAAAACCTTATGACAGGGAATCGGCAAAACAGGTGGTTTCCCAGGTTGAAGCATGGCAAAAAAGGCTGCTTCAAAAAAACGGCTCCAGGGTAGTTTACCTTGCCGATGAGTTTTATATCATGGCAGGGATTGGAATCCCGGATTATGAGGAATATGAAGACTTTCCCCAAATCGAAAACGGAGTCGGTCTGATCGCCCAATTCAGGCATGAATTTGACGAACGCTTTGAAGAACTGAAATCCTCGCCCGAGGGTGAAAATACGAGCAGTATACCGCAGGTTCAAAGGAATGTCGGCATTGTCACGGGGGTTTCTGCCTACGGCCATATATCGGAAATGGCCGGCATTCTGGCAGAGGAATACAAAAATTTGAACATCAAAGTATTTGATATAAAAAATGAGTTTTTCGGAGAAAATGTAACAGTAACTGGATTGCTGACCGGAAGGGATATTGTTTCACAGCTTTCCGGAAAGGATATAGGAGATGAGCTCCTTATATGCCGGTGTACACTGAAGGCCGGGGAAGATGTATTCCTGGATGACTATACCGTTGCCATGGTGCAGGATAAGCTGGGAGTAAAGGTGACGGTGGTGGAAAACAACGGCAGAGATTTTGTAGATGCGATAATTGGTGTTAAAGATCACATATATTGATTTTACGGAGGTGGATGGATTGGCTAAACCGGTAGTGGCTATCGTTGGAAGGCCAAACGTCGGA encodes the following:
- the pta gene encoding phosphate acetyltransferase — its product is MNFLEQISKRAKENKKTIVLPESKDIRTLKAAAMVQQQGIADIVLVGNEDEIKQLAGDLDISKAKIVDPLKSDKFEDYVNSFYELRKAKGMTLEKAREIMKDELYWGVMMVKKGDADGMVSGAVHSTADTLRPALQILKTAPGTKLVSAFFVMVVPDCEYGHNGIFVYADSGLVENPNAEELSEIAIASAKSFRSLVQAQPKVAMLSYSTYGSAKSELTEKVIEATRLAKEKAPDLIIDGELQADAALVPSVGKSKAPGSNVAGEANVLVFPDLNCGNIAYKLTQRLAKAEAYGPITQGLAKPVNDLSRGCSAEDIVGVVAITAVQAQNS
- a CDS encoding acetate/propionate family kinase, encoding MKVLVINAGSSSLKYQLIDVSSKEVLAKGLCDRIGIEGSILKHTKSGGDPVIHEVSLPNHKVAIKEVINALLDKEIGVISDVSEIDAVGHRVVHGGEKFHYSVLIDENVMQALKDCIELAPLHNPPNIIGIEACKNILPDTPMVAVFDTAFHQTMPKHAYLYALPYDVYEKYGVRKYGFHGTSHKYVSERAAEMLGKPLEQLKIITCHLGNGASICAVSGGKSMDTSMGFTPLAGLAMGTRSGTIDPAVISYLMDKEKMSIKDINDYLNKQSGVLGISGVSSDFRDIQAAAEAGNERAALAIEIFCYRVKKYIGEYAAVMGGVDAVVFTAGIGENNPLVREKSVAGLEYMGIEIDLEKNQVKGKELDISKPSAKVRTLVIPTNEELAIAKETVAILSK
- a CDS encoding YceD family protein codes for the protein MKIDISDILKFDGASLDVKFEGSQEDFDIKSIDDDLIFADPIRFDGKLVNVSGVIKLDGSLEADYTAVCYRCLKKIDRRMKLDIKEEFVDASKDTDGEMYTYEGKYIDLGKALKDNIVLNLPMKQVCTSDCKGLCPKCGENLNEKECSCKEEYINPQMEVLKNFFNN
- the rpmF gene encoding 50S ribosomal protein L32; the protein is MANPKRRWSKARTGKRRSQWKLSVPGLARCPKCHTFKLPHRVCKECGYYDGKEIIKV
- a CDS encoding DUF512 domain-containing protein; this encodes MKESFMVIQSIIPGSIAEEAGIEQGDALISINGQKVNDIFDYRFFITNEDLLLEIKKPDGEIWEIEIEKDEYEDLGIEFESSMDPKNCTNNCVFCFIDQLPKGMRETLYFKDDDSRLSFLMGNYVTLTNMKDDDIDRIIRYHMSPINISVHTTNPDLRVAMLRNRFAGNLMGRIKKLVDGGITVNCQIVLCRDINDGTELDRTIADLADMYPGINSISVVPVGITKYRGGLYPLKPYDRESAKQVVSQVEAWQKRLLQKNGSRVVYLADEFYIMAGIGIPDYEEYEDFPQIENGVGLIAQFRHEFDERFEELKSSPEGENTSSIPQVQRNVGIVTGVSAYGHISEMAGILAEEYKNLNIKVFDIKNEFFGENVTVTGLLTGRDIVSQLSGKDIGDELLICRCTLKAGEDVFLDDYTVAMVQDKLGVKVTVVENNGRDFVDAIIGVKDHIY